A window of the Rhodobium gokarnense genome harbors these coding sequences:
- a CDS encoding long-chain-fatty-acid--CoA ligase: MLGLMQDWPLLCTKVLDHAATYHGRREVVSRSVEGPVHRTDYATLRRRSLRVAKRLEREGIGLGDRCATLAWNTWRHMEVWYGLLGLGAIYHTVNPRLFADQITWIVNHAEDRLLFVDLTFLPLVEKIAADLKTIEKIIVLTDPDHMPEVSLPKEVAVYEDWLAEADDDFAWKTFDENTAAGMCYTSGTTGSPKGVVYSHRSNVLHAMAAVTPDMMAISSRDRVMPVVPLFHANGWSLAFSGPLAGATLVLPGPRMEGEAIHGLLQDERVTMTAAVPTVWLMLLHHLEATGGTLDYLKRVVIGGSACPRAMTEAFQTRYGVEVYHAWGMTEMSPLGSICTLTPEYADLEGAARLDIQEKQGHPPFTVEMRVTDDEGTDVPWDGKTFGRLKVRGPAVAEAYFKGEGGEICDADGFFDTGDVAHMDANGYMQITDRSKDVIKSGGEWISTIDLENLAVGHPDVAEAAVIGVAHPKWDERPLLVIVPREGREPSRDDILAFMAGRVAKWWLPDDVVLVEEIPHTATGKIKKTALRDQFGDYRLPTA, encoded by the coding sequence ATGCTGGGCCTGATGCAGGACTGGCCGCTGTTGTGCACCAAAGTCCTTGACCATGCCGCCACCTATCACGGCCGGCGCGAGGTGGTTTCGCGGTCGGTGGAGGGGCCGGTCCATCGCACCGATTATGCGACCCTGCGCCGCCGCTCCTTGCGGGTCGCCAAGCGGCTGGAGCGGGAGGGCATCGGGCTCGGCGACCGCTGCGCGACCCTTGCCTGGAACACTTGGCGCCACATGGAGGTCTGGTACGGCCTCCTCGGCCTCGGCGCCATCTACCACACGGTCAATCCGCGGCTCTTTGCCGACCAGATCACCTGGATCGTCAACCACGCCGAGGACCGGCTGCTGTTCGTCGACCTCACCTTCCTGCCGCTGGTGGAAAAGATCGCAGCCGACCTCAAGACGATTGAAAAGATCATCGTCCTCACCGACCCGGACCACATGCCGGAGGTGTCGCTGCCGAAAGAGGTCGCCGTCTATGAGGACTGGCTGGCCGAGGCGGACGATGATTTCGCCTGGAAGACCTTCGACGAGAACACCGCCGCCGGCATGTGCTACACCTCCGGCACGACGGGATCGCCCAAGGGCGTCGTCTATTCCCACCGCTCCAACGTGCTCCACGCCATGGCCGCCGTGACCCCGGACATGATGGCGATATCGAGCCGCGACCGGGTCATGCCCGTGGTGCCGCTGTTCCACGCCAATGGCTGGTCGCTGGCCTTTTCCGGCCCGCTCGCCGGCGCAACGCTGGTGCTGCCCGGCCCGCGCATGGAGGGCGAGGCGATCCACGGACTGCTTCAGGACGAGCGCGTGACCATGACCGCCGCCGTGCCGACCGTCTGGCTGATGCTGCTGCACCACCTGGAGGCCACCGGCGGCACGCTCGATTATCTGAAGCGCGTCGTCATCGGCGGCTCGGCCTGCCCGCGGGCGATGACCGAGGCGTTCCAGACCCGCTATGGCGTGGAGGTCTACCACGCCTGGGGCATGACGGAGATGAGCCCGCTCGGCTCGATCTGCACGCTGACGCCGGAATATGCCGACCTTGAGGGCGCCGCCCGGCTCGACATCCAGGAAAAGCAGGGCCATCCGCCCTTCACCGTGGAAATGCGGGTGACCGACGACGAGGGGACGGACGTTCCCTGGGACGGCAAGACCTTCGGCCGGCTGAAGGTGCGCGGTCCCGCCGTGGCGGAAGCCTATTTCAAGGGCGAGGGCGGCGAGATCTGCGACGCCGACGGTTTCTTCGATACCGGTGACGTCGCCCATATGGACGCAAACGGCTACATGCAGATCACCGACCGTTCCAAGGACGTCATCAAGTCCGGCGGCGAATGGATCTCGACCATCGACCTGGAAAACCTCGCCGTCGGCCACCCGGACGTCGCCGAGGCGGCCGTCATCGGTGTCGCCCATCCGAAATGGGACGAACGCCCGCTCCTCGTCATCGTGCCGCGCGAGGGCAGGGAGCCGAGCCGGGACGACATCCTCGCCTTCATGGCCGGCCGGGTCGCCAAATGGTGGCTGCCGGATGACGTCGTCCTGGTGGAGGAAATCCCGCACACGGCGACCGGCAAGATCAAGAAGACGGCACTCAGGGACCAGTTCGGCGACTACCGCCTGCCGACCGCCTGA
- a CDS encoding HAD family hydrolase, whose protein sequence is MTIRAVLFDKDGTLLDFDATFGPAAHAVLSELCAGDAATLADLAAIAGYDLATQRFSRDSIIFANATGDYAPFLAERLGIACDAALISRIDRLLEENSVRHAATLPGAEALLKDLAAANILTACITNDTESCARAQLATVGIDVHLKDVIGYDTGHGWKPDPGQINAFAKMNGLAAHEIAFVGDSLHDMHAARAAGVLAIGVTTGMHDLAVLTEHADHVVEALGEVLGVIGAG, encoded by the coding sequence GTGACGATCCGGGCTGTGCTGTTCGACAAGGACGGAACGCTACTCGATTTCGACGCCACCTTCGGCCCGGCCGCCCATGCGGTGCTGTCGGAGCTCTGCGCAGGCGACGCGGCGACGCTGGCGGACCTTGCCGCAATCGCCGGCTACGACCTGGCGACCCAGCGCTTCTCCCGCGACTCCATCATTTTCGCCAACGCCACCGGCGACTACGCCCCATTCCTCGCCGAGCGGCTGGGCATCGCCTGCGACGCCGCCCTCATCTCCCGCATCGATCGGCTCCTGGAGGAAAACTCCGTCCGCCACGCCGCAACCCTCCCCGGCGCGGAAGCCCTCTTAAAAGACCTCGCCGCCGCCAACATCCTCACCGCCTGCATCACCAACGACACGGAATCCTGCGCTAGAGCCCAACTCGCCACCGTCGGCATCGACGTGCATCTAAAGGACGTCATCGGCTACGACACCGGCCACGGCTGGAAACCCGACCCCGGCCAGATCAACGCCTTCGCAAAGATGAACGGGCTGGCGGCGCACGAAATCGCCTTCGTCGGCGACTCCTTGCACGACATGCACGCGGCAAGGGCCGCCGGGGTGTTGGCGATCGGGGTGACGACGGGGATGCATGACTTGGCGGTGTTGACGGAGCATGCGGATCATGTGGTGGAGGCGTTGGGAGAGGTGTTGGGGGTGATCGGGGCGGGGTAG
- a CDS encoding MBL fold metallo-hydrolase produces MAATLRQDRETLLSALAFVTDFEPRHGAPVRLTPLVTRVTAANSGPFTFHGTNSYIVGDRTVMVVDPGPDDPDHVEALLSAIGKRPVSHILVTHTHRDHSPASRALKAATGAPIVAEGPHRPARPLHIGEINPLDASADTDFMPDIFAADGMRIEGEDVTIEVVTTPGHTDNHACFALLEEDLLFSGDHVMAWSTSIVAPPDGAMVDYMASLDKLIARDDRRLLPGHGAPVDDPHSFLAGLIAHRRGRERAVIARLVAGEETIPVMVETIYADVDRRLYGAAGLSLLAHLEDLVARGIVVTDGAPGIDNRYSLAG; encoded by the coding sequence GTGGCCGCGACACTGCGGCAGGACCGGGAGACCCTCTTGAGTGCCCTTGCCTTCGTCACCGACTTCGAGCCGCGCCACGGCGCGCCGGTGCGCCTGACGCCGCTGGTGACGCGGGTGACCGCCGCCAATAGCGGCCCCTTCACCTTCCACGGCACCAACAGCTACATCGTCGGCGACAGGACCGTGATGGTGGTCGATCCGGGTCCGGACGATCCGGACCACGTCGAGGCGCTGCTTTCCGCCATCGGCAAACGGCCGGTCAGCCACATCCTCGTCACCCACACCCACAGGGACCATTCGCCGGCCTCGCGCGCGCTGAAGGCCGCGACCGGCGCGCCGATCGTTGCGGAAGGCCCGCACCGGCCGGCGCGGCCGCTCCATATCGGCGAGATCAATCCGCTCGACGCCTCCGCCGACACCGACTTCATGCCCGACATCTTCGCCGCCGACGGCATGCGTATCGAGGGCGAGGACGTGACCATAGAGGTGGTGACGACGCCGGGCCATACCGACAACCACGCCTGTTTCGCGCTCCTGGAAGAGGACCTGCTGTTTTCCGGGGATCACGTGATGGCCTGGTCGACCTCGATCGTGGCGCCGCCCGACGGGGCGATGGTCGACTACATGGCCTCGCTCGACAAGCTGATCGCGCGCGACGACCGCCGGCTGTTGCCGGGCCACGGGGCGCCCGTCGACGATCCGCACAGCTTCCTTGCCGGGCTGATCGCCCACAGGCGTGGCCGCGAGCGGGCCGTCATTGCGCGGCTCGTCGCCGGCGAGGAAACCATTCCGGTGATGGTCGAGACGATCTATGCCGATGTCGACCGCCGGCTTTATGGCGCCGCCGGCCTGTCGCTGCTCGCGCATCTGGAAGATCTCGTCGCCCGCGGCATCGTCGTCACCGACGGCGCGCCGGGGATCGACAACCGCTATTCGCTCGCCGGCTGA
- a CDS encoding DUF1499 domain-containing protein, producing the protein MTARLRIRRSRLARLSRWLGILAVPILVITGLAHRAGVMDPIAALMGIGVGSVFGFFAVLFAVTALGVIWYRGHLGTGDAFRGLIGGALALIPMGFVVWGILQFPQINDITTDIDNPPRFTGSVRTGWGVNGPAPPERDVRERQRAAYPDIVPRRFPLEPSQMFEAAKRAVAGLGWQMVSEMPPVEPFNEGHLQAIDRTLLFALPDDIAIRILPDDYGARLDVRSASRYGRHDIGTNARRIREFFAALDDAVLEVAGEAAGEEGEGDQPASE; encoded by the coding sequence ATGACCGCAAGACTGCGCATCCGCCGCTCACGCCTGGCGCGGCTCAGCCGCTGGCTCGGCATTCTCGCCGTGCCGATCCTGGTGATCACCGGCCTTGCCCACCGAGCCGGAGTGATGGACCCCATCGCCGCCCTGATGGGCATCGGCGTCGGCTCCGTCTTCGGCTTCTTCGCCGTGCTCTTTGCCGTCACCGCCCTCGGCGTCATCTGGTATCGCGGCCATCTCGGCACCGGCGACGCCTTTCGCGGCCTCATCGGCGGCGCGCTCGCGCTCATCCCCATGGGCTTCGTCGTCTGGGGCATATTGCAGTTCCCGCAGATCAACGACATCACCACCGACATCGACAATCCGCCGCGTTTCACCGGAAGCGTCCGGACCGGCTGGGGCGTCAACGGCCCGGCGCCGCCGGAGCGCGACGTACGCGAGCGCCAGCGCGCTGCCTATCCCGACATCGTGCCGCGCCGCTTCCCCTTGGAGCCCTCGCAGATGTTCGAGGCGGCCAAGCGCGCGGTCGCCGGCCTCGGCTGGCAGATGGTATCGGAAATGCCGCCGGTCGAGCCCTTCAACGAGGGCCACCTGCAGGCGATTGACCGCACGCTGCTCTTTGCCCTGCCGGACGATATCGCCATCCGCATCCTGCCCGACGATTACGGCGCCCGGCTCGACGTGCGCTCCGCCTCGCGCTACGGACGTCATGACATCGGCACCAATGCCCGCCGCATCCGCGAGTTCTTCGCAGCGCTCGACGATGCGGTGCTGGAGGTCGCCGGCGAGGCGGCCGGCGAAGAGGGCGAGGGCGATCAGCCGGCGAGCGAATAG
- a CDS encoding aminotransferase, whose amino-acid sequence MPLTNVQARDLATILHPYTPLHTLPQTGPLVLDHGKGVFVYDTQGNEYIEGMSGLWCAGLGFGDEELIEAATEQMHKLPYYHLFGGKGMEPAIELGEKLKEIAPMPVSKVFFTSSGSEANDTQVKLAWYYNNALGRPEKKKIISRMKAYHGVTVMSGSLTGLPIVHGDFDLPVAGVLHTDCPHHYRFAEPGESEADFVARLAANLTALIEEEGPETIAAFIAEPIMGAGGVILPPEGYFQAIRPILAEHDILFIDDEVICGFGRTGNWWGAETYGFEPDTLSAAKQMTSAYAPLGAVLVPERMVEAFEAESAKLGAFGHGFTYGGHPLGCAVGAKAIEIYQKRDIIGHVRKLAPQFEARLAKLADHPLVGEARGKGLIGGVELVADKATKRPFDAKAGVAGRMVKFAEARGAILRPIGDTVALCPPMVITEAELDLLFDKMEAALNDAEDWVRKEGLREK is encoded by the coding sequence ATGCCGCTGACCAATGTCCAGGCGCGCGATCTCGCCACCATCCTCCACCCCTATACGCCGCTGCACACGCTGCCCCAGACCGGCCCCCTCGTGCTCGACCACGGCAAGGGCGTCTTCGTCTACGACACGCAAGGCAACGAATATATCGAGGGCATGTCCGGGCTCTGGTGCGCCGGCCTCGGCTTCGGCGACGAGGAGTTGATCGAGGCCGCCACCGAGCAGATGCACAAGCTCCCCTACTATCATTTGTTCGGCGGAAAGGGCATGGAGCCGGCCATCGAGCTTGGCGAAAAGCTGAAGGAGATCGCGCCGATGCCGGTCTCCAAGGTGTTCTTCACCTCGTCCGGCTCGGAGGCCAACGACACCCAGGTCAAGCTCGCCTGGTACTACAACAACGCCCTCGGCCGGCCGGAAAAGAAGAAGATCATCTCGCGCATGAAGGCCTATCACGGGGTCACCGTGATGAGCGGTTCGCTGACCGGGCTGCCGATCGTCCATGGCGACTTCGACCTGCCGGTGGCGGGCGTCCTCCACACCGACTGCCCGCACCACTATCGCTTCGCCGAGCCGGGCGAGAGCGAGGCCGATTTCGTCGCCCGGCTGGCGGCGAACCTGACAGCCTTGATCGAGGAGGAAGGCCCGGAGACCATCGCCGCCTTCATCGCCGAGCCGATCATGGGCGCGGGCGGCGTCATCCTGCCGCCGGAGGGCTATTTCCAGGCGATCCGGCCGATCCTTGCCGAGCACGACATCCTCTTCATCGACGACGAGGTGATCTGCGGCTTCGGGCGGACCGGCAACTGGTGGGGCGCGGAGACCTACGGGTTCGAGCCCGACACGCTGTCGGCCGCCAAGCAGATGACGTCGGCCTATGCGCCGCTCGGCGCGGTACTGGTGCCGGAGCGGATGGTCGAGGCGTTCGAGGCGGAATCCGCCAAGCTCGGCGCCTTTGGCCACGGCTTCACCTATGGCGGCCACCCGCTCGGCTGCGCCGTCGGCGCCAAGGCGATCGAGATCTACCAGAAGCGCGACATCATCGGCCATGTGCGGAAACTCGCGCCGCAGTTCGAGGCGCGGCTCGCAAAGCTGGCCGACCATCCGCTGGTCGGCGAGGCGCGCGGCAAGGGGCTCATCGGCGGCGTGGAGCTGGTCGCCGACAAGGCAACGAAGCGGCCGTTCGACGCCAAGGCCGGCGTTGCCGGCCGTATGGTCAAGTTCGCCGAGGCGCGCGGCGCGATCCTCCGGCCGATCGGCGACACCGTCGCCCTCTGCCCGCCGATGGTCATCACCGAGGCGGAACTGGACCTCCTGTTCGACAAGATGGAAGCGGCGCTGAATGACGCGGAGGACTGGGTGCGCAAGGAGGGGCTCAGGGAGAAGTGA
- a CDS encoding methyl-accepting chemotaxis protein, with translation MLFFTVCFIVSLLYQMQTLYNNLESFKKTEIRSVVESAESIVAGYYKMAEAGTITEDEAMARSKDMINALRYHGGGYVFVFDENYTGVVHPVRPENVGKNFYDVTDSNGKYHVREFVDIAKSEGHGYTDYSWESPEGKMLPKKSYIAHFKPWGWILGTGVLMQDMHDIFWSAAYRSAGISLMFVTFAVLLGFLVARSIVRPIKSLSGRMLALADNNLEDPIEGTERGDEIGEMSRAVSVFRENALVRSKLEHQTEAERLKEIERQKHVEKLIASFQADVQDVLGTVEENTRHLEESANHLQEIAAQTEHNSASAAAASEQATANVQTVASAAEELSASIAEITRQATQSSAIVEKATRSAEASNAKVASLDEAAQKIGEVVSLIQAIAEQTNLLALNATIEAARAGEAGKGFAVVAAEVKELANQTSKATEEISGQITAIQGSTRETVTVIEEISKIMEEVNGYTIAITTAVGEQNSATIEISSNVQEAAGGTRQATENMTDVTEKAAQTTQTAKDVLGSTTETAASTNRLRNRIETFLANVAAG, from the coding sequence GTGTTGTTCTTCACCGTCTGCTTCATCGTCTCGTTGCTGTATCAGATGCAGACGTTGTACAACAACCTGGAGTCATTCAAGAAAACGGAAATCCGCAGCGTCGTGGAATCGGCCGAGAGCATCGTCGCCGGCTATTACAAGATGGCCGAGGCGGGCACGATTACCGAGGACGAGGCGATGGCCCGCTCCAAGGACATGATCAACGCCCTCAGGTACCACGGCGGCGGCTACGTCTTCGTCTTCGACGAGAACTACACCGGCGTCGTGCATCCGGTCCGGCCCGAAAACGTCGGCAAGAATTTCTACGACGTCACCGACAGCAACGGCAAATACCACGTTCGCGAGTTCGTCGACATCGCCAAGTCCGAGGGCCATGGCTACACCGACTATTCCTGGGAAAGCCCGGAAGGCAAGATGCTTCCCAAGAAGAGCTACATCGCCCACTTCAAGCCCTGGGGCTGGATCCTCGGCACCGGCGTCCTGATGCAGGACATGCACGACATCTTCTGGTCGGCGGCCTATCGCAGCGCCGGCATCTCGCTGATGTTCGTCACCTTCGCCGTCCTGCTCGGCTTCCTCGTCGCCCGCTCGATCGTCCGGCCGATCAAATCCCTGAGCGGCCGGATGCTGGCACTTGCCGACAACAATCTCGAAGATCCGATCGAGGGCACCGAACGCGGCGACGAGATCGGCGAGATGAGCCGCGCCGTCTCGGTCTTTCGCGAGAACGCGCTCGTGCGCAGCAAGCTGGAACACCAGACGGAGGCGGAACGCCTGAAGGAGATCGAGCGCCAGAAACACGTCGAAAAGCTGATCGCCTCGTTCCAGGCGGATGTCCAGGACGTGCTCGGCACGGTGGAGGAGAACACCCGGCATCTGGAAGAGTCGGCGAACCACCTGCAGGAGATCGCCGCCCAGACCGAGCACAATTCGGCAAGCGCGGCTGCCGCCTCCGAACAGGCGACGGCCAACGTCCAGACCGTGGCGTCTGCCGCCGAGGAGCTGTCGGCCTCGATTGCCGAGATCACCCGCCAGGCGACCCAGTCGAGCGCCATCGTCGAAAAGGCGACCAGGAGTGCCGAGGCCTCCAACGCCAAGGTGGCGAGCCTTGACGAGGCGGCCCAGAAGATCGGCGAAGTCGTCAGCCTGATCCAGGCGATCGCCGAGCAGACCAATCTTCTCGCCCTCAACGCCACGATCGAGGCGGCGCGGGCCGGCGAGGCCGGCAAGGGCTTTGCCGTCGTTGCCGCCGAAGTGAAGGAACTGGCGAACCAGACCTCCAAGGCGACCGAGGAAATCTCCGGCCAGATCACCGCCATCCAGGGCTCGACCCGCGAAACGGTGACGGTGATCGAGGAGATCTCCAAGATCATGGAGGAGGTCAACGGCTACACGATCGCGATCACCACGGCCGTCGGCGAGCAGAATTCCGCCACCATCGAGATCTCTTCGAACGTCCAGGAAGCCGCCGGCGGCACCCGCCAGGCGACCGAAAACATGACGGACGTGACCGAAAAGGCCGCCCAGACCACCCAGACCGCCAAGGACGTCCTTGGCTCGACGACCGAGACGGCGGCCAGCACCAACCGCCTGCGCAATCGCATCGAGACGTTTCTGGCCAACGTCGCCGCCGGCTGA
- a CDS encoding methyl-accepting chemotaxis protein: MRRLFPKSMAGKLYGLVGFFTICFGISLLYQMQSLHENLEVFKKAEIKSVVEAAKSIVASYHDRAVKGELSEEEAVQRAKAALNAMRYQDGSYIFVNNEDAVTIVHPVNPGNIGKDRSNARDGTGKLYVKEYQNAAISKGAAYVGYSWKSPDGKFLQKMSYVSYFKPWGWVLGTGVLMQDLEEAFWTAAYRSAIISLVFVVVAVGLGFLLVRSVTVPIRALSQRMLSLADNNLKDPVEGTERSDEIGEMSRAVAVFRENALVRGELEQQTEEERLKEHERQKEIDRLIKSFQADVQEVLGTVEENAVRLEGAAKNLQDIAAETEHNSASAASASEQATANVQTVASAAEELSASIAEITRQATQSSAIVEKATRSAEASNAKVASLDEAAQKIGEVVSLIQAIAEQTNLLALNATIEAARAGEAGKGFAVVAAEVKELATQTSKATEEISAQIHAIQGSTRETVTVIEEISRIMGEVNGYTVAITTAVGEQNAATIEISSNVQEAAGGTRHATENMVGVTEKAAQTTETAKDVLRSTTETASNTARLRGQIEHFLGAVAAS; the protein is encoded by the coding sequence ATGCGTCGTCTCTTCCCGAAATCCATGGCGGGAAAACTCTACGGGCTGGTCGGGTTTTTCACCATCTGCTTCGGCATTTCGTTGCTCTACCAGATGCAGTCGCTGCATGAAAACCTCGAGGTTTTCAAGAAAGCGGAAATCAAAAGCGTCGTTGAAGCCGCAAAAAGCATCGTCGCGTCCTATCACGACCGGGCGGTGAAGGGCGAACTGAGCGAGGAGGAGGCGGTTCAGCGGGCCAAGGCCGCGCTCAACGCCATGCGCTATCAGGACGGCAGCTACATCTTCGTCAACAACGAGGATGCGGTGACCATCGTCCACCCGGTCAATCCGGGCAATATCGGCAAGGACCGCTCCAACGCGCGGGACGGCACCGGCAAGCTCTACGTCAAGGAATACCAGAACGCGGCGATCAGCAAGGGCGCCGCCTATGTCGGCTATTCCTGGAAGAGCCCGGACGGCAAGTTCCTGCAGAAGATGAGCTATGTCAGCTACTTCAAACCCTGGGGCTGGGTCCTCGGCACCGGCGTTCTGATGCAGGACCTTGAGGAGGCGTTCTGGACCGCCGCCTATCGCAGCGCCATCATTTCGCTCGTCTTCGTCGTCGTCGCGGTCGGCCTCGGCTTCCTGCTCGTGCGGTCGGTCACGGTGCCGATCCGGGCGCTCAGCCAGCGCATGCTGTCGCTCGCCGACAACAATCTGAAGGATCCGGTCGAGGGCACCGAGCGCAGCGACGAGATCGGCGAGATGAGCCGCGCCGTCGCCGTGTTCCGGGAAAACGCCCTCGTGCGCGGCGAGCTGGAGCAGCAGACCGAAGAGGAGCGCCTGAAGGAGCACGAGCGCCAGAAGGAGATCGACCGGCTGATCAAGAGCTTCCAGGCCGACGTCCAGGAGGTGCTGGGAACGGTCGAGGAAAACGCCGTACGCCTGGAAGGCGCAGCCAAGAACCTGCAGGACATCGCCGCGGAAACCGAGCACAATTCGGCAAGCGCCGCCTCGGCGTCCGAACAGGCGACGGCGAACGTCCAGACCGTGGCGTCGGCGGCCGAAGAGCTGTCGGCCTCGATCGCGGAGATCACCCGCCAGGCGACCCAGTCGAGCGCCATCGTCGAAAAGGCGACCAGGAGCGCCGAGGCCTCCAACGCCAAGGTCGCGAGCCTCGACGAAGCCGCCCAGAAGATCGGCGAGGTGGTCAGCCTCATCCAGGCCATCGCCGAGCAGACCAACCTGCTGGCGCTCAACGCCACCATCGAGGCGGCCCGCGCCGGTGAGGCCGGCAAGGGCTTTGCGGTCGTTGCCGCCGAGGTGAAGGAACTGGCCACCCAGACCTCCAAGGCGACGGAAGAGATCTCGGCCCAGATCCACGCCATCCAGGGCTCGACCCGCGAGACGGTGACGGTGATCGAGGAAATCTCCCGGATCATGGGCGAGGTCAACGGCTACACGGTGGCGATCACGACGGCCGTCGGCGAGCAGAACGCCGCGACCATCGAGATTTCGTCCAATGTCCAGGAAGCCGCGGGCGGCACCCGCCATGCGACCGAGAACATGGTCGGCGTAACGGAAAAGGCCGCCCAGACCACCGAGACGGCCAAGGACGTGCTGCGGTCCACGACCGAAACGGCGTCGAACACCGCCCGCCTGCGCGGCCAGATCGAGCATTTCCTCGGCGCGGTCGCCGCGAGCTAG